One stretch of Arachis hypogaea cultivar Tifrunner chromosome 20, arahy.Tifrunner.gnm2.J5K5, whole genome shotgun sequence DNA includes these proteins:
- the LOC112784944 gene encoding uncharacterized protein, whose amino-acid sequence MGLDYYRTLEVERTATDEDLKKAYRKLAMKWHPDKNPTNNKDAETKFKQISEAYEVLSDPHKRAICDQYGEDVLKGKRQPPGGGGGGGASFFHGGDGPTMFRFNPRNAESIFAEVFGSSSPYGGMGMGRGRGMRGGYGGSWVSRSFGGIFGSDMFSSAREEATPMNQSPRRAPPIENTLLCTLEELYKGTTKKMKISREVVDASGKVIHVEEILTIEIKPGWKKGTKVTFQEKGNQQPNVIAADIVFIIDEKPHNVFTRDGNDLVVTEEISLTEAEAQSSYTVHLTTLDGRDLTIAVNNVISPNYEEVVAGEGMPFPKDPSKRGDLRIKFNILVTDKVDAGAENQN is encoded by the exons ATGGGGTTGGACTACTATAGGACCTTGGAGGTAGAGAGAACTGCCACAGATGAAGACTTGAAGAAAGCTTatagaaagcttgccatgaaatGGCACCCTGATAAGAATCCAACCAACAACAAAGATGCTGAGACTAAATTCAAACAGATCTCTGAAGCCTATGAG GTTCTAAGTGATCCGCATAAGAGAGCAATTTGTGATCAATATGGAGAAGATGTCCTTAAAGGGAAAAGACAACctcctggtggtggtggtggtggtggagcttCATTCTTCCATGGTGGGGATGGACCAACAATGTTTAGGTTCAACCCCAGAAATGCAGAAAGCATCTTTGCTGAAGTTTTTGGATCTTCAAGCCCCTATGGAGGAATGGGAATGGGAAGGGGAAGGGGCATGAGGGGTGGTTATGGTGGATCTTGGGTGTCAAGATCCTTTGGTGGAATATTTGGCAGTGACATGTTCAGTTCAGCTAGAGAAGAAGCCACACCCATGAATCAAAGTCCACGCAGGGCTCCTCCCATTGAAAACACACTACTTTGCACCCTTGAGGAACTCTACAAGGGCACTACCAAAAAGATGAAGATTTCAAGGGAAGTTGTGGATGCAAGTGG GAAAGTTATTCATGTGGAGGAAATCTTGACCATTGAAATCAAACCTGGCtggaaaaagggaacaaaagtcaCATTCCAGGAGAAAGGAAACCAGCAGCCAAATGTAATTGCTGCAGATATTGTGTTCATCATTGATGAGAAGCCTCACAATGTGTTTACAAGAGACGGTAATGATTTGGTTGTCACAGAAGAGATATCACTTACCGAAGCTGAAGCACAATCAAGCTACACTGTCCATCTTACAACTCTAGATGGCAGGGATCTGACCATTGCTGTAAACAATGTGATTAGTCCAAACTATGAAGAGGTGGTTGCAGGAGAAGGTATGCCGTTTCCAAAGGATCCTTCAAAGAGGGGTGACCTTAGGATCAAGTTCAACATACTAGTCACAGACAAGGTTGATGCTGGGGCAGAAAATCAAAACTAG
- the LOC112782930 gene encoding uncharacterized protein produces the protein MGVDYYKILQVDKSATDDDLKKAYRKLAMKWHPDKNPNNKKEAESKFKQISEAYEVLSDPQKRAIYDQYGEEGLKGQVPPPDAAGAGGASFFQTGNGTTTFRFNPRNADDIFAEFFGFSSPFGGMGGGGSGAGMRGGGTRSFGGIFGDDIFNSFGEGRPMSQGPRKAPPIERTLPCTLEELYKGTTKKMKISREIADASGKTLPVEEILTIEIKPGWKKGTKITFPEKGNEQPNVIAADLVFVIDEKAHRVFTRDGNDLVVTHKISLSEALTGYTVHLKTLDGRVLSIPINNVIHPSYEEVVPREGMPIPKDPSKKGNLRIKFDIKFPARLTSDQKTGLKKLLGP, from the exons ATGGGGGTAGACTACTATAAGATTCTGCAGGTTGATAAGAGTGCCACAGATGATGACTTGAAGAAAGCTTatagaaagcttgccatgaaatGGCACCCTGATAAGAACCCAAACAATAAGAAAGAAGCCGAGTCTAAATTCAAGCAGATATCCGAAGCCTATGAG GTTCTGAGTGATCCACAGAAGAGAGCAATTTATGATCAATATGGAGAAGAAGGGCTAAAAGGGCAAGTGCCACCTCCAGATGCAGCAGGTGCAGGTGGTGCTTCATTCTTCCAAACTGGTAATGGGACAACAACGTTCAGGTTCAATCCCAGGAATGCAGATGACATATTTGCCGAGTTCTTTGGATTTTCAAGCCCCTTCGGGGGAATGGGAGGTGGTGGTTCCGGTGCCGGGATGAGGGGTGGTGGAACAAGGTCATTTGGTGGAATCTTTGGTGATGATATATTCAATTCATTTGGAGAAGGAAGGCCAATGAGTCAGGGTCCACGGAAGGCACCTCCTATAGAAAGAACATTGCCTTGCACCCTTGAAGAACTTTATAAGGGCACTACCAAAAAGATGAAGATCTCAAGGGAAATTGCTGATGCAAGCGG TAAAACTTTGCCGGTGGAGGAAATCTTAACCATAGAAATCAAACCGGGGTGGAAGAAAGGGACAAAGATAACGTTCCCGGAGAAAGGAAACGAGCAACCAAATGTGATTGCTGCAGATCTTGTGTTTGTGATTGATGAGAAAGCACACCGTGTGTTCACAAGAGATGGAAATGACTTGGTTGTGACACACAAGATTTCACTTTCTGAAGCTCTAACAGGTTACACTGTCCATTTGAAAACTCTAGATGGCAGGGTTCTTAGCATTCCCATAAACAATGTGATTCATCCAAGCTATGAAGAAGTGGTTCCTAGGGAAGGAATGCCAATTCCCAAAGACCCTTCTAAGAAGGGTAACCTTAGGATCAAGTTTGATATCAAGTTCCCAGCAAGGTTGACTTCTGACCAAAAAACTGGACTTAAGAAACTTCTGGGGCCATAG
- the LOC112782929 gene encoding uncharacterized protein — MQTVLISFPLLTPFNISSSDPHTSFRQIPFSSTRFSSLSIPCATARRSCSVPASTGESAPSTVAPTIYVDNNDPGDCTVFVIRAHNWIGLLQIITNVFKVLNLKIDRATVEFEGEFFTKRFFVTDSDGNKIEDSESLMRITRALEEAVGAASNGIGVRTVPALASAGVSRGVVVRRPGFLEGLGEHRAKAERMFSLMDGFLKNDPISLQKDILHHVEYTVARSRFSFDDFEAYQALAHTVRDRLIERWHDTHIYFKRTKPKRLYFLSLEFLMGRSLSNSVINLGIEDQCAEALNQLGFEFEVVAEQEGDAALGNGGLARLSACQMDSLATLDYPAWGYGLRYEYGLFRQIIVDGFQHEKPDYWLNFGNPWEIERIHVTYEVKFYGTVEEVEMNGEKQKVWIPGETVEAVAYDNPIPGYGTRNTINLRLWAAKPSSKFDLEAYNTGDYINSVVNRQNAETISNVLYPDDRSHQGKELRLKQQYFFVSASLQDIMRRFKEEHTNFDELPEKVALHLNDTHPSLSIAEVMRMLVDEEHLGWHKAWDIVCKIFSFTTHTMVTDGEKIPVELLENLLPRHLEILYEINFNFLEEMKKRIGLDYSRLALLSIVEEGAMKSIRMANLAIVCSHTVNGVSKLHLEKLKTKTFKDFYGLYPEKFQCKTNGVSQRRWIVVSNPGLRDLISKWLGTEAWIRDADLLSGLRDHLDNADFHLEWKMVKKVNKMRLAEYIEAMSGVKVSLDAMFDVQVKRIHEYKRQLLNIFGIIHRYNCLKNMDKDSRRKVVPRVCIIGGKAAPGYEIAKKIIKLCHAVAEKINNDTDIGDLLKVVFIPDYNVSVAELVIPGADLSQHLSTAGNEASGTGNMKFLMNGCLLLATADGSTVEIIEEIGEDNLFVFGAKVHEVEKRRQKRLSNLAPLQPAKVPLHFARVLRMVRDGYFGHNDYFKSLCETVEFGFGNDYYLLTSDFGSYLEAQAAADKAFVNQDKWTRMSILSVAGSGRFSSDRTIQDYAESTWKISPCRCPL; from the exons ATGCAAACCGTTTTGATTTCGTTTCCTCTCCTCACTCCCTTCAACATCTCATCCTCAGATCCGCACACTTCCTTTCGTCAAATTCCTTTCTCCTCCACTCGCTTCTCCTCGCTTTCCATTCCCTGCGCCACCGCTCGCCGGAGTTGCAGCGTTCCAGCTTCTACAGGCGAATCCGCTCCCTCCACCGTTGCTCCAACAATCTACGTCGATAACAACGATCCCGGCGATTGCACTGTGTTCGTGATCCGGGCTCACAACTGGATCGGCCTCCTCCAGATCATCACCAACGTTTTCAAGGTCCTCAACCTCAAGATCGACAGAGCCACTGTCGAATTCGAAGGTGAGTTCTTCACGAAGAGGTTTTTCGTCACTGACTCAGATGGAAATAAGATTGAGGACTCCGAGAGCTTGATGAGGATCACGCGAGCGCTGGAGGAGGCCGTTGGTGCCGCCAGCAATGGCATCGGCGTCCGGACGGTTCCGGCGTTGGCCAGTGCAGGGGTGAGCAGAGGAGTTGTAGTCCGGAGGCCTGGGTTTCTAGAAGGGCTTGGGGAGCATCGGGCTAAAGCTGAGAGAATGTTCAGCTTAATGGACGGGTTCTTGAAGAACGATCCCATCAGTCTTCAGAAGGATATTCTTCATCACGTTGAGTACACCGTAGCAAGATCGCGGTTTAGTTTCGATGATTTTGAAGCGTACCAG GCATTGGCACATACTGTAAGAGATCGATTGATTGAACGCTGGCATGATACTCACATTTACTTCAAGAGGACAAAACCTAAGCGCCTCTACTTCCTCTCGCTTGAGTTTCTTATGG GCAGGTCTTTGTCAAATAGTGTCATTAATCTTGGTATCGAGGATCAATGTGCGGAGGCCCTAAACCAACTTGGATTTGAATTTGAAGTTGTGGCTGAGCAG GAAGGAGATGCCGCCCTAGGAAATGGTGGCCTTGCTCGTCTTTCAGCATGTCAAATGGATTCTCTAGCAACTTTAGACTATCCTGCGTGGGG TTATGGATTGCGTTATGAATATGGATTGTTTCGTCAGATCATAGTTGATGGCTTTCAACATGAAAAACCTGATTACTGGCTGAACTTTGGAAACCCTTGGGAAATAGAGAGAATTCATGTAACATATGAAGTGAAG TTCTATGGGACTGTTGAAGAGGTAGAAATGAATGGAGAGAAACAAAAAGTTTGGATCCCTGGAGAAACG GTAGAAGCTGTGGCTTATGACAACCCAATACCTGGCTATGGGACAAGAAATACCATCAACCTTCGGCTTTGGGCTGCTAAACCTAGTAGTAAATTTGATTTG GAGGCCTATAACACTGGAGACTACATTAATTCTGTTGTCAATAGACAGAACGCTGAAACCATAAGTAATGTCTTGTATCCAGATGATCGCTCTCATCAG GGAAAGGAGCTGAGATTGAAACAACAATATTTTTTTGTCTCAGCATCTTTACAAGACATCATGCGAAGGTTCAAAGAAGAACATACTAACTTTGATGAACTGCCAGAGAAG GTTGCTCTCCATCTAAATGACACCCATCCATCTCTTTCAATTGCTGAGGTCATGCGGATGTTAGTTGATGAAGAACATTTAGGTTGGCATAAGGCATGGGACATTGTATGCAAAATTTTCTCTTTCACAACCCACACAATGGTAACTGATGGAGAGAAAATCCCTGTTGAGCTACTTGAAAATCTTCTCCCTCGCCATTTAGAG ATTTTATATGAAATAAACTTTAACTTCCTGGAGGAGATGAAGAAAAGGATTGGTCTAGATTATAGTAGACTAGCCCTGCTGTCCATTGTTGAAGAAGGTGCTATGAAG AGCATTCGAATGGCAAACTTGGCAATTGTTTGCTCCCATACTGTGAATGGTGTTTCAAAATTACATCTAGAAAAACTGAAGACAAAAACATTTAAG GACTTCTATGGGCTATATCCAGAAAAATTTCAATGCAAGACAAATGGTGTGAGCCAG CGTCGGTGGATTGTGGTGAGCAATCCCGGTTTACGTGATCTTATATCAAAATGGCTAGGGACTGAAGCTTGGATCCGTGATGCTGACCTTCTGTCAGGATTGAGAGATCATTTGGACAATGCTGATTTCCATCTAGAATGGAAAATG GTTAAAAAGGTTAATAAAATGAGGCTTGCTGAGTACATTGAAGCAATGAGTGGTGTGAAG GTCAGTTTAGATGCAATGTTTGATGTTCAGGTCAAGCGGATACATGAATACAAAAGGCAGCTGCTTAATATATTTGGAATTATCCATAGATATAATTGTCTCAAG AATATGGATAAGGATAGTAGGAGAAAAGTTGTACCTCGTGTTTGCATAATTGGTGGGAAAGCTGCTCCTGGTTATGAAATTGCAAAGAAGATTATCAAACTTTGTCATGCAGTGGCAGAAAAAATCAATAATGATACTGATATTGGAGATCTTTTGAAAGTG GTTTTTATCCCTGACTATAATGTTTCTGTTGCCGAATTGGTAATACCTGGGGCTGACCTTTCTCAACACCTGAG CACTGCAGGAAATGAAGCATCGGGAACTGGGAACATGAAATTTTTGATGAATGGATGTTTGCTTTTAGCAACAGCAGATGGATCCACAGTTGAAATAATTGAAGAAATAGGGGAGGATAACTTG tttgtttttggcGCAAAAGTGCATGAAGTTGAAAAACGGCGTCAGAAAAGATTATCTAATTTGGCACCCCTACAGCCTGCGAAAGTACCCCTACATTTTGCACGGGTATTGAG GATGGTTCGAGATGGATATTTTGGGCATAATGATTATTTTAAATCCTTATGTGAGACGGTGGAATTTGGATTTGGTAATGATTACTATCTTCTTACCTCTGATTTTGGGAGTTACCTTGAGGCACAG GCTGCTGCTGATAAAGCATTTGTTAACCAAGACAAGTGGACGAGAATGAGTATCCTTAGTGTTGCCGGCTCCGGGAGATTTAGCAGTGACAGGACCATTCAAGACTATGCTGAGAGCACATGGAAAATTAGTCCCTGCAGATGCCCCCTCTGA
- the LOC112784553 gene encoding uncharacterized protein, producing MAFARSLLFSDSITVVVFLAFSPLLHSSLSASAEPTNQFTSQIHQINLKIAHLESVLEENNNKLKERDAYLEQVENRMNEMSEKILLLQSALSKMKTDSLDAEKRVEALEEEVQLLWSALRRNNFELHILISKAQDTEKTLEEVTLRVEKMNNIVTEQWIQVQHLEQALHVTKMRTLKAQRLASFTRCTFLRITNTLLDDLRALHSYVSRERTSVSSLVSRAMDQFKRYSSMAKKYHHQLQGFIKSLMKRNEFTASLANDELIFFLASAVIIFPAISVWVLLSS from the exons ATGGCGTTTGCGCGCTCTCTTCTTTTTTCCGATTCCATTACCGTCGTCGTCTTCTTAGCCTTCTCTCCTCTCCTCCACTCTTCCCTCTCAGCTTCAGCTGAACCTACCAACCAATTCACCTCCCAAATTCACCAAATCAACCTCAAAATTGCTCATTTAG AATCGGTTCTTGAAGagaataataacaaattaaaggAAAGAGATGCCTATCTGGAACAGGTTGAGAATCGAATGAATGAAATGTCGGAAAAAATCCTCCTTCTCCAATCTGCTCTCTCTAAAATGAAG ACTGATTCATTGGATGCCGAAAAACGAGTTGAAGCTTTGGAGGAAGAG GTACAACTTCTTTGGTCTGCCCTGAGAAGGAACAACTTTGAGCTTCATATTCTGATATCTAAAGCACAAGATACTGAAAAGACACTCGAGGAAGTCACTTTAAGAGTTGAAAAG ATGAACAATATTGTGACTGAACAGTGGATTCAGGTTCAGCATCTTGAGCAGGCTCTTCATGTTACCAAA ATGAGGACTCTAAAGGCTCAAAGGCTAGCAAGCTTTACAAGATGCACATTCTTGAGG ATTACCAACACCCTTCTTGATGATCTTCGAGCACTGCATTCTTATGTATCTCGTGAAAGGACTTCAGTCAGTTCACTTGTCTCACGGGCTATGGATCAGTTCAAGCGATACTCTTCAATGGCTAAAAAGTATCACCATCAG CTTCAAGGTTTCATAAAAAGTTTGATGAAGAGAAATGAATTCACTGCATCTCTTGCAAACGATGAACTGATTTTCTTCCTG GCTTCTGCTGTTATCATCTTCCCTGCAATTAGTGTCTGGGTATTGCTCTCATCATAA